The following DNA comes from Longimicrobium sp..
TTCGCCACGGGCGACCGCTACATGTCGGGCCGGCACGCCCGCTTCCGCAGCCAGGGCGGGCGGGTGACCGTGAGCGACCTGGATTCCAAGAACCGCACCTACGTCAACGAGCAGCCGATTCCCCCGCACGAGGAGCGCCCGCTGAACCCGGGCGACACCGTGCGGATGGGGAACACCGTGCTGCGCCTGACCCACGCCGGCTGAACCCACCGTGCTGGAAACCGCTCTCAACTGGGTGCTGCGCGCCGCCCTGCTGGCCTTTGGAGCCGGCGCGCTGATCGCGCTGCTCCGCTGGATGAGCCAGGCCATCCGCGAACGGCGCGAGCGCTGGGCCATCCGCCTGGCCATCGGCATGCTGATGTTCGCCGCGATCTATGCCTTCGGGCACGCGCGCATGCTCATGCAGGCCGAGGAGCTGGAGGAGGGCCGCCTGGCCTGGCGCCGCTTCGGCGACCCGCGCGAAAGCGAGCGCAACCGCGGCGAGGTGCGCGGGTGGATCATGGACTGCACCAACGAGCCCGCCAACGCGCTCGCCCGCTACGGCGTGCGCGACGGCGAGGTGCAGCGCGTGTATCCGCTGGGCGAGGGCGGCGCCAACCTGATCGGCGGGGGGACTGGCGACGACGACCGCAACTACACCGTGGAGCGGGTGTTCGCCCGCCACCTGCGCAAGCCGCTGAGCTTCGCCGAGCAAGGGCAGCTCCACCCCGTGGGCACGGACCTTCAGCTCACCATCTGCAGCGCCCCCATGCGCCGCGCCTGGTCGCTGCTGCAGCAGACGGGGCTCAACGGCGCCATCATCGTGCAGGACGTCAACACCGGCGCGCTGGTGGCCTACGCCGCGACGGGCAAGGCCGACGAGCCGCCCTTCGGCATCAAGCGGTATGCGCCCCCGGGCTCCGTCTTCAAGCTGGCCCTGGCCGCGCTCTGGTGGGAAAACAACCTGCCGGAGATGGAGATGGGGTGCCCGCCGGAGATCCAGGTGGGGCGCGCACGCATCCGCAACTTCGAAAGCTCGTCGTATCCCTCGCTGCAAGTGCCGCGTGAGATGCTGCGCTACTCGTGCAACACGGCCGCCGTGCAGATGGCCAACTACGCGCGCCAGCGGCTGGGCGCCGAGGCCTTTCACGACGCCTACAAGCGCTTCGGATTCCTCACCTACTCCGAGGGCCCGCCCTCCGCGGCCGAAAAGGGCTTCTGGAACACGGAGAACGAGGCCTGGGCCGAGCGCATGACGCCGCCGCCCTCGCGCGTTCGCCTGCTGCAGCGCTTCAACCAGCACGAGTGGGGGCAGATCGCCATCGGGCAGGGGCCCGTGGACGTGACGCCGCTTTCCGTTTCCCGCTTCATCCAGTCGATCGGCAACGGCGGGGTGATGCTGCCGCCGACGATCGAGGCCGACCGGCTGAACAACCTCCCCGAAGGCACGCGGGTGATGAAGCAGACCACCTCGCAGAAGCTGATGCAGGCCATGCTCCTGGTGGTGGACTCCGGCACCGCCGCATCCGCGCAGCCGCGGCTGGCGGGAACGGGATGGGACATGGGCGGCAAGACGGGCTCGGCCGACGTGGCCGGCCGCGCGCGCGCCGACGGCTGGTTCGCCGGGCTGATGTTCGATCCCGAGCGGCGCCCCCGCTACACCGTGGTCGTCTACCTGCAGAGCGGCGCGCCGGGCGGGCGCATCCCCGCCGCCATCGGTGCCGAGATGACGCGCTTCATGGCCAGCCAGGCGCGCGCCCAGGACCGGGGCGAAGACCAGGCCGCCGCGCGGAAGGAGGACTGATGGCGCTTCGCGACCTGTTCAAGCGGCGCGGGGGCACCGGCGGCGGCGGCCCTGAAGGCGTCACCATCGCGCTGAAGGCGCACAACCGGCCCGCGGAGCAGCGCAGCGGCCGGGTGATGCCGGGGCCGCTGTGGTGGGGGCTGCTGCTGGCCTCGCTCTTCTACATCGCCGCGCACTTCTCCATCGTGGCGGCGGTGTGGCCCATCCACGGCACGTCCACGGGATCGGGGGGCACGCTCATCCGCGACGGCATCGCCCTGGGCGCGTGGATCGCCGTGCTGGTGGCGCTCCGCAGCCTGGGGTACCGTGGCAGCTGGGCCATCGTGGTGTTCCCCATCCTGATCTTCTGCCTGACGCGGCCCACGCAGTTCCAGCTGTTCAGCGACCCGTCGTACCAGGCGGCCGGCAAGGTGCGCGGCGCCGCCAACGACGCCAAGGCCACCCGCGCGCGGCTTTCGACCATCGAGCGCACCTACGACGACGAGCGCAAGCAGATCGTCTACCAGGGCCCGCCGCCCCCGCTCCCCGACCCGTTCGCGAAGGCGGTGGAGCAGGAGGCGCGCGGGCGCGGCTTCATCTCGCGGAGCGCAGCGCACTTCACGGTGTTCATCGCCCCGTTTGCGCTGCTGGTGGGCTTTCTCCTGTCGCGCGAGCCGCGGGTGATGCGGTGGGTGCGCGATCGAAGGCTGATCCCGTTCATCCCCACGCTGGGCGTGTTCTTCGTCCTCACCATCGGATTCACGCAGCTGGGCAAGGTGGGGGGGATGACGCCGTGGGAACTGTTCCTCCCGGTGTTCATCGTCATCTGGGCGGCCACGCTGGCCGAGGACGCGTACAACCTGGCCCGGCCGGGCCAGGTGGTGGACCCGCGGCGCCTGGCGAACCTGTTCCTGTACGGCGCCATGCCGGTGATCCCCTTCCTGATCATCCGCGAGCTGGGCCTTTCCATCGTGCTGGCGGGGTCCATGGCCGCCATGCTGCTGGTGGGCACGCGGCGCGGATGGTGGGCGGGGCTGATGCTGGCCGTGTGGGCGGTGCTGGTGTTCGCCGCCTTCCGCGTGGACGAGCGCTCGGCCACCCGCCTGGAGCTGGCGTACGACCCGTACAAGGACGCGTCGGCGATGGGCGAGGAGGAGGCGGAAAAGTGGGCGGCCAAGCTTCACCAGATGAAGCTGTTCGACGCCAACGTCACCACCGGCGGGCTGCTGGGCGAGGGGCCCGGCCGCGGCCATGCGGAAACGGCGCCCAACGCGGCCGACGACGGCTACATCACCGCCATCGCCACGCACTGGGGATGGGCGGGCGCGGTGTCCATCGTGCTGGTGTACACGCTGTTCATCGTGCAGTTGCTGAGCGCCGCCGCGCGCGAGACGGGCGCCTTCGAGCGAACGCTGCTCACGGGCGTGGCCATGCTCATCGGCATCCCCTTCTGGCTGGCGACGCTGGGGGGCATCCGCCTGATCCCGCTGACCGGCGTGGCCACCGCCTTCGCCGCGCACGGGGGCGCCAAGCTGCTGGCCTCGGCGCTGGCGGTGGGGCTGGCGGCGGGGGTCAGCCACCGCAGGGCACGGGAAGAGATGTTCGACGAGGCACTCGCCGCGCCCGGCACTGCCGAGCCGCGCGCCAAGGGGATCCGCATCCGATGAGCGACGACACGCAGCCCACGCCCGCCGCGCCCCGCCCGTCCGGCCCGGCGCTCCCCGAAACCCGCGCGCTGGGGATGGTGCCCCTGCACGGGATGCTCTTCGACATTGCGGGGGCCAGCGCGCAGGGCCCGCGGGCGGAGAACCAGGACGCGTTCAGCGTCGACACCTTCACCCAGCGGATGTTCGTCGCCGTGGCGGACGGCATGGGCGGCGAGCGCGCCGGCCGCGTGGCCGCCGACACCGCGTTGACGGCGCTGATGCAGGGCGGCGACATCCGCAGCCTGGACGCGGCCCGCTACGCCCTTCGCCACGCGGACGAGACGGTGGCCCGCCTGGCCCAGCAGTCCCCCGGCGACCGCGGGGGGATGGGGTGCGCGCTGGCGCTGCTGGCCCTGGCCACGGACCGCGCGGGGAACCCCGGCTGGGTGGGGGCCCACGTGGGCGACGTGCGCATCATCAGCCGGGGGCCGGACGGCACCGTGCGGCTGGAGACGCGCGACCACACCCCGGCCTACGCGCGCTGGGAGGCGGGGGAGATCGCGCTGGACGAGGTGCCCGACAGCCCCGGCAGCAACCGCCTGCAGCGCGCCGTGGGCCGCGGGGGCGAGGCCGACGCGGTGTGGATCCCGGTGCGCCCCAACTGGACGTACCTGCTGATCAGCGACGGGGTGACCAAGGCCATGCGGCTCGACGAGCTGGGCGAGGCCATGGCCCTTCCGTCGGCGGAGCAGATCTGCGCGGCCATCACCCGCAAGGTCGAGGAGCGCGGGCCCGACGACAACTACACGGCGGTCGCGGTGCGCGTGCTGGGCGACGGGGGCGGCGCCACCATCCCTTCGCCCCCGCCGCGCGGAGGCGCGCAGATCGCCGCCGCGGTGTCGGAGTCCCCGCGCCGCGAGCACGCCAACCTGGTGCACGAGAGGAACGACGACGTGAACGGCAGACGCGGGTCCATCCTTCCGACGCTGCTGTCGCTGCTGGCGCTGGCGGTGGGCGGGTTCGCCCTGTGGACGGCCATGCAGGCCGGCCGCGGCCCCGATCCCGCCGTCGCGGCGCAGATCGACAGCCTGCGCGCCGAGGTGCGCGGGCTCAGCAGCCGCGTGGCCACGCCGCGCGACAGCCTTTCGCTGATCGGCGGCACCGACACGGCGGCGCCCGCCGCCGGGGCCGCCCCGGTGCCATC
Coding sequences within:
- a CDS encoding FtsW/RodA/SpoVE family cell cycle protein, with translation MALRDLFKRRGGTGGGGPEGVTIALKAHNRPAEQRSGRVMPGPLWWGLLLASLFYIAAHFSIVAAVWPIHGTSTGSGGTLIRDGIALGAWIAVLVALRSLGYRGSWAIVVFPILIFCLTRPTQFQLFSDPSYQAAGKVRGAANDAKATRARLSTIERTYDDERKQIVYQGPPPPLPDPFAKAVEQEARGRGFISRSAAHFTVFIAPFALLVGFLLSREPRVMRWVRDRRLIPFIPTLGVFFVLTIGFTQLGKVGGMTPWELFLPVFIVIWAATLAEDAYNLARPGQVVDPRRLANLFLYGAMPVIPFLIIRELGLSIVLAGSMAAMLLVGTRRGWWAGLMLAVWAVLVFAAFRVDERSATRLELAYDPYKDASAMGEEEAEKWAAKLHQMKLFDANVTTGGLLGEGPGRGHAETAPNAADDGYITAIATHWGWAGAVSIVLVYTLFIVQLLSAAARETGAFERTLLTGVAMLIGIPFWLATLGGIRLIPLTGVATAFAAHGGAKLLASALAVGLAAGVSHRRAREEMFDEALAAPGTAEPRAKGIRIR
- a CDS encoding penicillin-binding transpeptidase domain-containing protein → MLETALNWVLRAALLAFGAGALIALLRWMSQAIRERRERWAIRLAIGMLMFAAIYAFGHARMLMQAEELEEGRLAWRRFGDPRESERNRGEVRGWIMDCTNEPANALARYGVRDGEVQRVYPLGEGGANLIGGGTGDDDRNYTVERVFARHLRKPLSFAEQGQLHPVGTDLQLTICSAPMRRAWSLLQQTGLNGAIIVQDVNTGALVAYAATGKADEPPFGIKRYAPPGSVFKLALAALWWENNLPEMEMGCPPEIQVGRARIRNFESSSYPSLQVPREMLRYSCNTAAVQMANYARQRLGAEAFHDAYKRFGFLTYSEGPPSAAEKGFWNTENEAWAERMTPPPSRVRLLQRFNQHEWGQIAIGQGPVDVTPLSVSRFIQSIGNGGVMLPPTIEADRLNNLPEGTRVMKQTTSQKLMQAMLLVVDSGTAASAQPRLAGTGWDMGGKTGSADVAGRARADGWFAGLMFDPERRPRYTVVVYLQSGAPGGRIPAAIGAEMTRFMASQARAQDRGEDQAAARKED
- a CDS encoding PP2C family protein-serine/threonine phosphatase: MSDDTQPTPAAPRPSGPALPETRALGMVPLHGMLFDIAGASAQGPRAENQDAFSVDTFTQRMFVAVADGMGGERAGRVAADTALTALMQGGDIRSLDAARYALRHADETVARLAQQSPGDRGGMGCALALLALATDRAGNPGWVGAHVGDVRIISRGPDGTVRLETRDHTPAYARWEAGEIALDEVPDSPGSNRLQRAVGRGGEADAVWIPVRPNWTYLLISDGVTKAMRLDELGEAMALPSAEQICAAITRKVEERGPDDNYTAVAVRVLGDGGGATIPSPPPRGGAQIAAAVSESPRREHANLVHERNDDVNGRRGSILPTLLSLLALAVGGFALWTAMQAGRGPDPAVAAQIDSLRAEVRGLSSRVATPRDSLSLIGGTDTAAPAAGAAPVPSAPAGQAPANPTARP
- a CDS encoding FHA domain-containing protein, translated to FATGDRYMSGRHARFRSQGGRVTVSDLDSKNRTYVNEQPIPPHEERPLNPGDTVRMGNTVLRLTHAG